Proteins encoded together in one Phyllostomus discolor isolate MPI-MPIP mPhyDis1 chromosome 6, mPhyDis1.pri.v3, whole genome shotgun sequence window:
- the NAA40 gene encoding N-alpha-acetyltransferase 40 isoform X2, producing MGRKSSKAKEKKQKRLEERAAMDAVCAKVEAANRLGDPLEAFPVFKKYDRNGLNVSIECKRVSGLEPATVDWAFDLTKTNMQTMYEQSEWGWKDREKREEMTDDRACYEVQLESKVRRKGLGKFLIQILQLMANSTQMKKVMLTVFKHNRGAYQFFREALQFEIDDSSPSMSGCCGEDCSYEILSRRTKFGDSQHSHVGGHCGGCCH from the exons ATGGGG AGGAAGTCGAGCAAAGCAAAGGAGAAGAAGCAGAAGCGTCTGGAGGAGCGAGCAGCCATGGATGCTGTCTGTGCCAAAGTGGAGGCCGCCAACAGG CTCGGGGACCCCCTGGAGGCCTTCCCGGTGTTCAAGAAGTATGACCGCAACGG GTTAAATGTCTCCATCGAGTGCAAGCGCGTGTCTGGGCTGGAGCCGGCCACCGTGGACTGGGCCTTCGACCTGACAAAAACCAACATGCAGACCAT GTACGAGCAGAGCGAGTGGGGctggaaggacagagagaaacgGGAGGAGATGACGGATGACCGAGCCTG CTACGAAGTGCAGCTGGAAAGCAAGGTGCGGCGGAAAGGCCTGGGGAAGTTCCTCATCCAGATCCTGCAGCTCATGGCCAACAG CACGCAGATGAAGAAGGTCATGCTAACGGTGTTCAAGCACAATCGGGGCGCCTACCAGTTCTTCAGAGAAGCGCTGCA GTTTGAGATCGATGACTCGTCCCCCAGCATGTCGGGCTGCTGTGGGGAGGACTGCTCCTACGAGATCCTGAGCCGGAGGACCAAGTTCGGGGACAGCCAgcattcccatgtgggtgggcacTGTGGCGGCTGCTGCCACTGA
- the NAA40 gene encoding N-alpha-acetyltransferase 40 isoform X1 has translation MGRKSSKAKEKKQKRLEERAAMDAVCAKVEAANRLGDPLEAFPVFKKYDRNGLNVSIECKRVSGLEPATVDWAFDLTKTNMQTMYEQSEWGWKDREKREEMTDDRAWYLIAWENSSIPVAFSHFRFDVECGDEVLYCYEVQLESKVRRKGLGKFLIQILQLMANSTQMKKVMLTVFKHNRGAYQFFREALQFEIDDSSPSMSGCCGEDCSYEILSRRTKFGDSQHSHVGGHCGGCCH, from the exons ATGGGG AGGAAGTCGAGCAAAGCAAAGGAGAAGAAGCAGAAGCGTCTGGAGGAGCGAGCAGCCATGGATGCTGTCTGTGCCAAAGTGGAGGCCGCCAACAGG CTCGGGGACCCCCTGGAGGCCTTCCCGGTGTTCAAGAAGTATGACCGCAACGG GTTAAATGTCTCCATCGAGTGCAAGCGCGTGTCTGGGCTGGAGCCGGCCACCGTGGACTGGGCCTTCGACCTGACAAAAACCAACATGCAGACCAT GTACGAGCAGAGCGAGTGGGGctggaaggacagagagaaacgGGAGGAGATGACGGATGACCGAGCCTGGTACCTCATTGCTTGGGAGAACAGCTCCATCCCCGTCGCCTTTTCTCACTTCCGGTTTGACGTGGAGTGCGGGGATGAAGTCCTGTACTG CTACGAAGTGCAGCTGGAAAGCAAGGTGCGGCGGAAAGGCCTGGGGAAGTTCCTCATCCAGATCCTGCAGCTCATGGCCAACAG CACGCAGATGAAGAAGGTCATGCTAACGGTGTTCAAGCACAATCGGGGCGCCTACCAGTTCTTCAGAGAAGCGCTGCA GTTTGAGATCGATGACTCGTCCCCCAGCATGTCGGGCTGCTGTGGGGAGGACTGCTCCTACGAGATCCTGAGCCGGAGGACCAAGTTCGGGGACAGCCAgcattcccatgtgggtgggcacTGTGGCGGCTGCTGCCACTGA